One window of Brevibacterium pigmentatum genomic DNA carries:
- a CDS encoding adenosylmethionine--8-amino-7-oxononanoate transaminase: MPTSTLERDSGLLWHPYGPLDAGAHFSVTGADGPYVELRDASGSAHRLLDGMSSWWSVVHGYQHPVMDAALTTQIGSFSHVMFGGLTHEPAVELAERLVAVTPDGLDHVFLADSGSVSVEVALKLAIQYQLARGRDRRRFLALEGAYHGDTTGAMSVCGPVGGMHNDFAGLLATQLFLPRPPLPEASAAEVHEWLVTAENLVDAHGAEIAGIIVEPLFQGAGGMRPYHPAALQSLRRLATEIDAVLIADEIATGFGRAGSDFACRAAGITPDVMCLGKALTGGYLTLAALLCSGTVADVITTSSHRALMHGPTFMANPLACAAANASVGLLIDDETSGWEPAIGRIAQALETGLAPARRLDHVIEARVTGGIGVVELDRPVDVALTTRIASEHGVWLRPFRQHIYTMPPYISTPAVVDTITEAIVAAAAAHGDGCEFEVAS; encoded by the coding sequence ATGCCGACGAGCACGCTCGAGCGCGATTCCGGCCTGCTGTGGCACCCCTACGGTCCGCTCGACGCCGGCGCGCACTTCTCGGTCACCGGCGCAGATGGGCCCTATGTGGAGTTGCGCGATGCTTCGGGATCGGCGCATCGACTGCTCGACGGGATGAGCTCGTGGTGGTCGGTCGTCCACGGATACCAACATCCGGTCATGGATGCGGCACTGACCACCCAGATCGGATCGTTCTCGCACGTCATGTTCGGCGGTCTCACCCATGAACCGGCCGTCGAACTAGCCGAGCGGCTCGTCGCAGTCACACCGGACGGACTCGACCATGTCTTCCTCGCAGACTCGGGTTCGGTCTCGGTCGAAGTCGCGCTCAAGCTCGCCATCCAATACCAGCTGGCCCGCGGCCGCGACCGCAGGCGCTTCCTTGCCCTCGAAGGTGCCTACCATGGTGACACCACCGGGGCGATGAGCGTGTGCGGCCCAGTTGGGGGAATGCACAACGATTTCGCCGGGCTGCTCGCAACCCAGCTGTTCCTGCCTCGTCCGCCGTTGCCGGAGGCATCCGCTGCCGAGGTGCACGAATGGTTGGTCACGGCTGAAAACCTCGTCGATGCGCACGGGGCAGAGATCGCCGGCATCATCGTCGAACCCCTCTTCCAAGGTGCCGGAGGTATGCGCCCATATCACCCCGCCGCCCTGCAGTCACTGCGGCGGTTGGCCACCGAGATCGATGCCGTACTCATCGCCGACGAGATCGCCACCGGCTTCGGACGCGCGGGCTCTGACTTCGCCTGTCGAGCCGCGGGGATCACCCCGGACGTCATGTGCCTGGGCAAGGCTCTGACCGGCGGCTATCTCACATTGGCGGCGCTGCTGTGCAGTGGAACGGTTGCCGACGTCATCACCACTTCGTCCCACCGGGCGCTCATGCACGGGCCCACGTTCATGGCGAATCCCCTGGCGTGTGCTGCGGCAAATGCGTCGGTCGGCCTCCTCATCGATGACGAGACGAGCGGCTGGGAGCCGGCCATTGGACGGATCGCTCAGGCCCTCGAAACGGGGCTCGCTCCAGCCAGGCGGCTGGATCACGTCATCGAGGCGCGGGTGACCGGCGGCATCGGCGTCGTCGAACTCGACCGCCCGGTCGACGTGGCTCTGACCACGCGCATAGCCTCCGAACACGGGGTGTGGCTGCGGCCGTTTCGGCAGCACATCTATACGATGCCGCCCTATATCTCGACTCCGGCGGTGGTGGACACCATCACGGAGGCGATTGTCGCGGCAGCCGCGGCACACGGGGATGGGTGCGAGTTCGAGGTTGCATCGTGA
- a CDS encoding MFS transporter, which produces MTTNGPTRQAWVILVVGVLTQMAATIAIAGPAFLIPYMHSDLGFTLTQAGTVAAAPSFGLILTLIAWGAFADRFGERLAMTLGIGLTAVFSAAAVLVVDSPIWMVIVIAASGAAAASVNSASGRVVMGWFPRHRRGLAMGIRQMSQPLGTSVAAVTIPGIAAAGGFPAYLWFVAAVTGVLALICFALIRNPPDPTPTRAEVAYPDRDTEPEAERHGQNEQGTASAGEGKPRAASAINPYRSDSFLWRIHAVSALLVVPQFAFSTYGLVWLIVVQGIGAGAAGVIVAIAQIIGAVGRMVVGALSDRTGSRVGLMRIVAVAAVIFVVAIAILSLTELPAVAAVVFILASAVSVADNGLAFASVAEAAGPRWSGKALGAQNTGQFVMSALLGPGFGALVTAFGYPLSFGLIAIAPLLSVGIIPRRDVDRIT; this is translated from the coding sequence ATGACGACGAACGGACCCACCAGACAGGCCTGGGTGATCCTCGTCGTCGGCGTCCTCACGCAGATGGCGGCGACCATCGCGATCGCCGGACCCGCCTTCCTCATCCCATACATGCACTCCGACCTCGGCTTCACACTCACCCAGGCCGGCACCGTCGCTGCCGCACCGAGCTTCGGACTCATCCTCACCCTCATCGCCTGGGGCGCATTCGCCGACCGCTTCGGCGAACGTCTGGCGATGACCTTGGGCATCGGTCTGACCGCTGTGTTCTCGGCCGCCGCGGTCCTCGTCGTCGACTCGCCGATCTGGATGGTCATCGTCATCGCAGCCTCCGGTGCCGCGGCCGCCTCGGTGAACTCTGCCTCCGGCCGCGTCGTCATGGGTTGGTTCCCCCGCCACCGCCGAGGGCTGGCCATGGGCATCCGTCAGATGTCCCAACCCCTGGGCACGAGCGTGGCCGCCGTGACCATCCCGGGGATCGCTGCGGCCGGCGGATTCCCCGCCTACCTCTGGTTCGTCGCCGCCGTGACCGGCGTACTCGCCCTCATCTGCTTCGCTCTCATCCGCAACCCACCGGACCCGACCCCCACCCGCGCCGAGGTGGCCTACCCCGACCGCGACACCGAACCGGAAGCGGAACGCCACGGACAGAACGAACAGGGCACCGCCTCGGCGGGGGAGGGGAAGCCCAGAGCCGCCTCGGCGATCAATCCCTACCGCAGCGATTCCTTCCTGTGGCGCATCCACGCGGTCTCCGCGCTCCTCGTCGTCCCGCAGTTCGCGTTCTCTACCTACGGACTCGTCTGGCTCATCGTCGTCCAGGGGATCGGCGCGGGCGCCGCCGGAGTGATCGTCGCGATCGCGCAGATCATCGGCGCGGTCGGCCGCATGGTCGTCGGCGCGCTCTCCGACCGCACGGGATCCCGCGTCGGCCTCATGCGCATCGTCGCCGTCGCCGCCGTGATATTCGTGGTGGCTATCGCCATCCTGTCGCTGACTGAGCTCCCCGCTGTCGCCGCAGTCGTCTTCATCCTCGCCTCGGCCGTCTCCGTGGCCGACAACGGACTGGCCTTCGCCTCGGTGGCCGAAGCCGCCGGACCGCGCTGGTCGGGCAAGGCGCTGGGAGCTCAGAACACGGGACAGTTCGTCATGTCGGCCCTGCTCGGCCCCGGATTCGGTGCCCTGGTGACGGCGTTCGGCTATCCGCTGTCCTTCGGACTCATCGCCATCGCGCCACTATTGAGCGTCGGAATCATCCCGCGACGCGACGTCGATCGCATAACCTGA
- a CDS encoding TIGR01906 family membrane protein, with translation MSRDEKNETEDLLSRRMSSGSASAADKQSQAPLEAANDPSTDTEAFDPITDPIAEDAPEHSADAKPSTGPVRVTPAHSTNPHSQPATASTRAAEQNSAQKSTGTESAAATSASTDTGATREVPQNARTAVMSEADWAAVSKAATSTDVRDPEVPERRRSVLDVIGTIWIMLATPFVLLALAVRFVASGIFLKFEYFRPGFPADQFGFSAADREHYGTYVIDYLHNFDSRRYLADIVMPNGEPIFISEELGHMADVKGLISLLYLVALVGIIGSVLFGIYMCRKNGSGIHAGVRLGSIFSIIFMAAVAVIAVLGWDSFFRGFHKVFFADGTWEFYADDSLIRLFPPQFWVDAGIAGGGLFVLLAIILFLLSFTGHKKRRALRKARKDAEAEI, from the coding sequence GTGTCCAGAGACGAGAAGAACGAGACCGAAGACCTCCTGAGCAGGCGGATGAGTTCAGGGTCTGCCAGTGCTGCCGATAAGCAGTCGCAGGCTCCTCTGGAGGCGGCAAATGACCCCTCGACCGACACCGAGGCGTTCGATCCGATCACGGATCCCATCGCCGAGGATGCCCCTGAGCATTCCGCGGACGCGAAGCCCTCGACGGGCCCGGTGAGGGTGACTCCCGCCCATTCGACGAATCCGCACTCTCAGCCGGCGACCGCGAGCACGCGTGCCGCCGAGCAGAACTCCGCGCAGAAGTCCACGGGGACGGAATCGGCTGCCGCGACGTCAGCTTCGACCGATACCGGTGCCACACGCGAAGTGCCGCAGAACGCGCGCACCGCGGTGATGAGCGAAGCCGATTGGGCTGCAGTGTCGAAGGCGGCGACGTCGACCGATGTCCGCGATCCCGAGGTGCCCGAGCGGCGCCGGTCGGTGCTCGATGTCATCGGCACGATCTGGATCATGCTCGCCACCCCGTTCGTCCTGTTGGCTCTGGCAGTGCGCTTCGTCGCCTCGGGGATCTTCCTCAAATTCGAGTACTTCCGGCCCGGATTCCCGGCCGATCAGTTCGGCTTCAGTGCCGCCGACCGTGAGCACTACGGAACCTATGTCATCGACTACCTGCACAACTTCGATTCCCGGCGCTACCTCGCCGATATCGTCATGCCCAACGGAGAGCCGATCTTCATCTCCGAAGAGCTCGGCCATATGGCTGACGTCAAGGGTCTGATCTCGCTGCTCTACCTCGTGGCTCTCGTCGGCATCATCGGATCTGTGCTGTTCGGCATCTACATGTGCCGCAAGAACGGATCGGGCATCCATGCAGGCGTGCGTCTGGGGTCGATCTTCAGCATCATCTTCATGGCCGCTGTCGCCGTTATCGCCGTCCTCGGCTGGGACAGCTTCTTCCGCGGGTTCCACAAGGTGTTCTTCGCCGATGGGACCTGGGAGTTCTACGCCGATGATTCGCTCATCCGCCTCTTCCCGCCTCAGTTCTGGGTCGATGCGGGCATCGCCGGCGGCGGACTCTTCGTGCTCCTGGCGATCATCCTCTTCCTGCTCAGCTTCACCGGTCACAAGAAGCGCCGGGCGCTGCGCAAGGCACGTAAGGACGCCGAAGCAGAGATCTGA
- the ppk2 gene encoding polyphosphate kinase 2, with product MNNLFQENLREYIDKLRLEGYTVEDSQTTDPHLIDPMGRAVETWREGYPYDEQMDREEYELEKYRLQVELLKFQYWGQDTGAKHVIVFEGRDAAGKGGTIKRFTEHLNPRAARVVALNKPSDREAGQWYFQRYISHLPTSGEIVMFDRSWYNRGNVERVMGFCTDGEYETFMEQAPVFEKMLIDSGVHVTKFWFSVTQREQRTRFAIRQIDPVRRWKLSPMDLESLDRWDAYTEAKEETFRRTDTDHAPWITIKSNDKKRARLNAMRYFLNQFDYEDKDPSVVYEADPLLVRRGRDAVDD from the coding sequence GTGAACAATCTGTTCCAAGAGAATCTGCGGGAGTACATCGACAAACTCCGCCTCGAGGGGTACACCGTCGAGGACAGTCAGACCACGGATCCGCACCTCATCGACCCCATGGGCCGGGCCGTCGAAACTTGGCGGGAAGGGTACCCGTACGACGAACAGATGGACCGCGAAGAGTACGAACTCGAGAAGTACAGACTGCAGGTCGAACTGCTGAAATTCCAGTACTGGGGTCAGGACACGGGCGCCAAACACGTCATCGTCTTCGAAGGTCGTGACGCTGCCGGCAAGGGCGGAACGATCAAACGCTTCACCGAACACCTCAACCCGCGTGCCGCCCGCGTCGTCGCACTCAACAAACCCTCCGACCGCGAAGCCGGGCAGTGGTACTTCCAGCGCTACATCTCCCACCTGCCCACGAGTGGGGAGATCGTCATGTTCGACCGCTCCTGGTACAACCGGGGCAACGTCGAGAGGGTCATGGGATTCTGCACCGACGGCGAATACGAGACCTTCATGGAACAGGCTCCCGTGTTCGAGAAGATGCTCATCGACTCCGGAGTCCACGTCACGAAGTTCTGGTTCTCCGTGACCCAGAGAGAGCAGCGGACCCGGTTTGCGATCCGTCAGATCGACCCGGTGCGGCGGTGGAAGCTCTCACCGATGGATCTCGAGTCCCTCGATCGCTGGGACGCCTACACGGAGGCGAAGGAAGAGACGTTCCGCCGCACGGACACCGACCACGCTCCGTGGATCACGATCAAGAGCAATGACAAGAAACGCGCCCGCCTCAACGCGATGCGCTACTTCCTCAACCAGTTCGACTATGAGGACAAAGACCCGTCGGTCGTCTACGAAGCCGACCCGCTTCTGGTCCGCCGCGGCCGTGACGCGGTCGACGACTGA
- the bioB gene encoding biotin synthase BioB, with protein sequence MDSYQKLAERVLAGDPASASDARTILSSSDEDLLDLVAAASRLRREHFGNRVKVNYLVNLKSGLCPEDCGYCSQRLGSEADILKYSWLPKDEAKRQAEFGLAGGASRVCLVASGRGPSNRDVERVSGMVEEIKTSSPDVEVCACLGFLKDGQAQRLKDAGVDAYNHNLNTAESLYPDICTTHTFADRVDTVDKARGAGLSPCSGLIVGMGETDEQIIEAIESLKAVDSDSIPVNFLIPFDGTPLEGTWTLTPQHCLRILCAVRFLCPDRELRIAGGREMHLRTLQPLSLHVANSLFLGDYLTSEGQAAEEDLDMIVDGGFEIVGAESAELLRDELKAHRAAHQAAFAEVAPGDMKSDGTSAEAAKSASTLPCGKPLPTAGQEADDSGVMIPTIRRRGAGTEHAPNV encoded by the coding sequence ATGGATAGCTATCAAAAACTCGCCGAGCGCGTGCTCGCCGGCGATCCGGCCAGCGCCTCCGATGCCCGCACGATCCTGTCGTCGTCCGACGAGGACCTCCTCGACCTTGTCGCCGCTGCCTCCCGGCTGCGCCGCGAACATTTCGGCAATCGCGTCAAGGTCAACTACCTCGTCAACCTCAAATCGGGACTCTGCCCGGAGGACTGCGGATACTGCTCGCAGCGTTTGGGCTCAGAAGCCGACATTCTCAAGTACTCATGGCTGCCGAAGGATGAGGCGAAGCGGCAGGCGGAATTCGGTCTGGCAGGGGGAGCCTCGCGGGTCTGCCTCGTCGCGTCCGGACGCGGTCCTTCGAACCGGGACGTCGAGCGCGTCTCGGGGATGGTCGAGGAGATCAAGACATCCAGTCCCGACGTCGAGGTCTGCGCCTGCCTCGGGTTCCTCAAGGACGGTCAGGCACAGCGACTCAAGGACGCCGGTGTCGACGCGTACAACCACAACCTCAACACTGCCGAATCTCTCTACCCCGATATCTGCACGACTCATACGTTCGCCGACCGTGTCGACACCGTGGACAAGGCGCGTGGTGCAGGGCTCTCCCCGTGCTCGGGGCTGATCGTCGGAATGGGGGAGACGGACGAGCAGATCATCGAGGCGATCGAATCGCTCAAGGCCGTTGACTCCGATTCGATCCCGGTCAACTTCCTCATTCCCTTCGACGGCACACCGCTCGAAGGAACCTGGACTCTGACCCCGCAGCATTGCCTGCGGATTCTCTGCGCCGTGCGATTCCTGTGCCCGGACCGCGAGCTGCGCATCGCCGGAGGTCGGGAGATGCACCTGCGTACGCTGCAGCCGCTGTCGCTGCATGTGGCCAATTCGCTCTTCCTCGGCGACTATCTGACCTCGGAGGGGCAGGCCGCCGAGGAAGACCTCGACATGATCGTCGATGGAGGCTTCGAGATCGTCGGGGCAGAGAGTGCCGAACTACTGCGTGATGAGCTCAAGGCTCACCGGGCAGCCCATCAGGCCGCCTTCGCCGAGGTGGCGCCCGGTGACATGAAGAGCGACGGAACGTCCGCTGAGGCAGCAAAGTCCGCGAGCACCCTGCCGTGCGGCAAACCTCTGCCGACGGCTGGTCAAGAAGCCGACGACTCCGGAGTGATGATTCCGACGATCCGGCGCCGCGGCGCGGGCACAGAGCACGCGCCCAATGTCTGA
- a CDS encoding aminotransferase class I/II-fold pyridoxal phosphate-dependent enzyme, with translation MNALFSRLSAAAERRSTAGLYRSDLVLDGLDLASNDYLGLSAHPLVSSAAIEEIERSSTSASASRLVTGTTHAHHRLEAALAERLRHPACVTFSSGYLANIAAVTALAGPDTLIISDAHNHASLIDACRLAKAPTRIVAHNDLEAVEAALAGRQQPEALVVVESVYSVFGDTADLPCLLDLCVRYDALLLVDEAHGIGVTGAETAVGMGAAAAVSEFRDRLVVTATLSKALGSQGGAVLGAGLVRDAVVNTARTFIFDTGLSPAMAAAARAALDLVTAERVASMKAARSQLAAVLDVPVPAGAVLSVPMPSPESGVRARELLCEEGILVGCFRPPSVPDGITRLRLTARAGLSPGELAYACERIRAVTEICAAESAA, from the coding sequence GTGAACGCCCTCTTCTCCCGCCTTTCCGCCGCCGCCGAGCGCCGAAGTACTGCCGGTCTATATCGCAGTGACCTCGTGCTCGACGGACTCGACCTCGCCTCGAACGATTACCTCGGGCTCTCGGCGCATCCGTTGGTGAGTTCCGCAGCGATCGAGGAGATCGAACGCAGCAGCACCTCGGCCAGCGCATCGCGACTCGTCACCGGGACCACACACGCCCACCACCGATTGGAAGCTGCGCTGGCCGAACGGCTGCGGCACCCTGCGTGTGTGACCTTCTCCAGCGGTTATCTGGCTAATATCGCCGCCGTCACTGCTCTGGCCGGTCCTGATACTCTCATCATCTCCGACGCCCACAACCATGCGTCACTCATCGATGCCTGCCGTCTGGCAAAAGCTCCGACGAGAATCGTCGCCCACAACGACCTGGAGGCCGTTGAAGCCGCTTTGGCCGGTCGTCAGCAGCCAGAGGCGCTTGTCGTCGTCGAATCCGTGTACTCCGTATTCGGTGACACCGCGGACCTGCCTTGTCTTCTTGACCTCTGCGTTCGTTACGACGCTCTGCTGCTCGTCGACGAAGCGCACGGGATCGGTGTGACCGGCGCCGAGACAGCCGTCGGAATGGGGGCGGCCGCCGCGGTGAGCGAATTCCGCGACCGCCTCGTGGTCACCGCCACGCTGTCGAAAGCGCTCGGCTCCCAGGGAGGGGCTGTGCTGGGAGCCGGTCTCGTCCGAGATGCTGTGGTCAACACGGCTCGCACCTTCATCTTCGACACCGGTCTTTCCCCTGCCATGGCGGCCGCAGCGCGTGCCGCACTCGACCTCGTTACCGCTGAGCGGGTGGCGTCGATGAAGGCCGCCCGCTCACAACTGGCAGCCGTACTTGATGTGCCGGTCCCGGCCGGTGCCGTGCTGTCCGTTCCCATGCCGAGTCCGGAATCAGGCGTCCGGGCGCGCGAACTGCTGTGCGAGGAGGGGATCCTCGTCGGCTGTTTCCGCCCTCCTTCGGTGCCCGACGGCATCACGCGTCTGCGGCTGACAGCTCGTGCCGGACTCAGCCCTGGGGAGCTGGCCTACGCCTGTGAGCGCATTCGGGCGGTCACCGAAATCTGCGCTGCGGAGTCGGCGGCATGA
- a CDS encoding NAD(P)/FAD-dependent oxidoreductase has product MALIRNSKLRPRILVVGGGSVGLLAAQNLLKNLGRGEATVTVVDPNPYMTYLPFLPEVAAGSIEPRHAVVPLRRNLPGGEVITAKVTSINHAEKFATIEPENDEAFELDYDHIVLASGSVARALPIPGLKENAIALKRIEEAVALRDHLLSRLADAALMEDDEERRKALTFVFVGGGFAGIELLTELEDMVRSAVAQYETLTEADVRFVLVEALGRVMPEVGEAQARWVVEHMRERGIDVYLETFLQDCTDKHVKLSNGEEFDADTIVWSAGVKANPVLIDSDLPINERGNVTVRADLRVEGDDGVVEGAWAAGDNAAVPDLSGGGVAGFCVPNAQHAVRQAPVLAANVLAALRGETEFKQYFHKTIGTVAGLGVYKGVSQMGDFEARGILAWLMHRAYHGYAIPTMDRKVRVFGNWFVSAVLGRDVTPLADLDVPRKNFVEAANSKPAPKKEPAKA; this is encoded by the coding sequence ATGGCACTCATCAGAAACTCAAAACTGCGTCCACGAATCCTCGTCGTCGGTGGCGGCTCGGTCGGCCTGCTCGCCGCTCAGAATCTGTTGAAGAACCTCGGTCGGGGTGAAGCCACCGTCACCGTGGTCGATCCCAACCCGTACATGACCTACCTGCCGTTCCTCCCCGAGGTGGCAGCCGGGTCGATCGAGCCCCGTCACGCTGTGGTGCCGTTGCGCCGCAACCTGCCGGGTGGCGAGGTCATCACCGCGAAGGTCACCTCGATCAACCATGCCGAGAAGTTCGCCACCATCGAACCTGAGAACGATGAGGCGTTCGAACTCGACTACGACCACATCGTCCTCGCCTCCGGTTCGGTCGCGCGTGCGCTGCCGATCCCGGGCCTGAAGGAGAACGCGATCGCGCTCAAGCGCATCGAAGAGGCCGTCGCCCTGCGCGACCACCTTCTCTCCCGCCTGGCCGACGCCGCTCTGATGGAAGACGACGAAGAGCGTCGCAAGGCCCTGACCTTCGTCTTCGTCGGCGGCGGATTCGCCGGCATCGAGCTGCTCACCGAACTCGAGGACATGGTTCGTTCGGCCGTTGCCCAGTACGAGACGCTGACCGAAGCCGATGTCCGCTTCGTCCTCGTCGAGGCCCTCGGCCGCGTCATGCCCGAGGTCGGCGAGGCTCAGGCCCGTTGGGTCGTCGAGCACATGCGCGAACGCGGAATCGACGTCTACCTCGAGACGTTCCTCCAGGACTGCACCGACAAGCACGTCAAGCTCTCGAACGGTGAAGAGTTCGACGCTGACACGATCGTGTGGTCCGCCGGTGTCAAGGCCAACCCGGTGCTCATCGACTCCGACCTGCCGATCAACGAACGCGGCAATGTCACCGTACGCGCCGACCTGCGGGTCGAGGGCGATGACGGTGTCGTCGAGGGTGCTTGGGCCGCTGGCGACAACGCCGCGGTTCCCGACCTGTCCGGCGGCGGAGTGGCAGGCTTCTGCGTGCCCAACGCTCAGCACGCTGTGCGTCAGGCTCCTGTGCTGGCCGCCAACGTGCTCGCGGCTCTGCGCGGAGAGACCGAGTTCAAGCAGTACTTCCACAAGACCATCGGTACGGTCGCCGGTCTGGGCGTGTACAAGGGCGTCTCACAGATGGGTGATTTCGAAGCCCGCGGAATCCTCGCTTGGCTCATGCACCGCGCCTACCACGGCTACGCCATCCCGACCATGGACCGCAAGGTTCGGGTCTTCGGCAACTGGTTCGTCAGCGCCGTCCTCGGCCGCGACGTTACGCCGCTGGCAGACCTCGATGTTCCGCGTAAGAACTTCGTCGAAGCCGCGAACTCGAAGCCGGCTCCGAAGAAGGAGCCTGCAAAGGCCTGA
- the bioD gene encoding ATP-dependent dethiobiotin synthetase BioD, with amino-acid sequence MIPRFLLVTGTDTGVGKTIATAALAAALNAAGRRVIMCKPIQTGHIRSDDPEREQLESDYSDVVTESDAEAVARLTGIHTFTNTTLRLPMAPVPAAKAEWDGFKSVDDEAAGAVPPDPDSSGADRVSNLPTAAEHVDFIRTALARTEADHVLIEGSGGVLVDFGEHTVADIAAGLSEGENSVGAAIVVRSRLGTLNHTALTAEALERRRVSTTGIIIGSWPEKASPVDRDNWAALSAMAPVLGAIPAGVGDRLDRNEFSARAPGWLRLS; translated from the coding sequence ATGATCCCGCGCTTTCTGCTCGTCACGGGAACGGACACCGGCGTCGGCAAGACCATCGCCACCGCGGCGTTGGCCGCGGCACTGAATGCGGCTGGACGTCGAGTGATCATGTGCAAGCCGATCCAGACGGGGCATATCAGGTCCGACGATCCTGAACGTGAGCAGCTCGAGTCCGATTACAGCGACGTCGTCACAGAATCCGACGCGGAGGCCGTGGCTCGGCTGACCGGCATCCATACGTTCACGAACACCACCCTCCGCCTGCCGATGGCTCCGGTTCCCGCCGCCAAAGCCGAATGGGACGGGTTCAAGTCGGTCGATGATGAGGCAGCTGGCGCTGTACCACCCGATCCGGACTCCTCAGGGGCCGACAGAGTCTCGAATCTGCCGACCGCAGCCGAGCACGTGGACTTCATCCGTACGGCACTCGCACGAACCGAAGCCGACCACGTCCTCATCGAAGGGTCCGGGGGAGTCCTCGTCGATTTCGGAGAGCATACCGTCGCAGACATCGCAGCCGGACTGTCGGAAGGAGAGAACTCGGTCGGTGCCGCTATCGTCGTCCGCTCCCGCCTAGGGACCCTCAACCACACTGCTCTCACCGCTGAAGCCCTTGAGAGACGGCGGGTTTCGACCACCGGCATCATCATCGGTTCGTGGCCCGAAAAGGCGTCTCCGGTTGACCGTGACAATTGGGCTGCACTGTCGGCGATGGCACCTGTCCTCGGAGCGATTCCCGCCGGAGTCGGAGACAGGCTCGATCGGAACGAGTTCTCTGCCCGGGCACCTGGGTGGCTGCGCCTGTCCTGA
- a CDS encoding NAD(P)-dependent oxidoreductase, whose product MKIALFGASGMIGSRVTAEAAGRGLDITGITRSGSDVPGAARSIKGDMADAEFDARIAAEHDIIVSTTGPSRTGGDHQEWLDALKTLAENSGNTRIFVVGGAGSLWVGDTMLKDTEGFPAIYKAESETGTRALELLRTGNWSPWTLISPAPEIAPGKRTGSYKTELEVPAGDAISAEDFAVAMVDEIVEPKHIDVRFTVAN is encoded by the coding sequence ATGAAGATCGCACTCTTCGGAGCATCCGGAATGATCGGCTCCCGCGTCACCGCCGAGGCGGCCGGCCGCGGCCTCGACATCACCGGCATCACCCGCTCGGGCAGCGACGTGCCCGGTGCCGCCCGCAGCATCAAGGGCGATATGGCCGATGCCGAGTTCGACGCCCGCATCGCCGCCGAACACGACATCATCGTCTCCACCACCGGTCCCAGCCGCACCGGCGGGGACCACCAGGAGTGGCTCGACGCCCTGAAGACCTTGGCCGAGAACAGCGGCAACACCCGCATCTTCGTCGTCGGCGGCGCCGGTTCCCTGTGGGTCGGCGACACCATGCTCAAGGACACCGAGGGCTTCCCCGCGATCTACAAGGCCGAATCGGAGACCGGCACCCGAGCGCTCGAGCTGCTGCGGACAGGCAACTGGTCGCCCTGGACGCTCATCTCCCCCGCACCGGAGATCGCCCCCGGGAAGCGCACGGGTTCGTACAAGACCGAGCTGGAGGTCCCGGCCGGTGACGCAATCTCGGCCGAGGACTTCGCGGTCGCCATGGTCGACGAGATCGTTGAACCGAAGCACATCGACGTCCGGTTCACCGTCGCGAACTGA
- a CDS encoding winged helix-turn-helix transcriptional regulator, producing the protein MRIRESWEGDAFDPECPTRVILDRVGDKWTVLIIEILDDSPKRFGEIRQAIGGITPKVLTSTLRSLVADGLVTRQSFGEVPPRVEYSLTDLGRSLQAPVTALRRWAERNVAELIDNRDRQAEIDDAQAR; encoded by the coding sequence ATGAGAATCAGAGAATCTTGGGAAGGCGATGCCTTCGATCCGGAGTGCCCCACCCGAGTCATCCTCGATCGGGTCGGTGACAAGTGGACGGTGCTCATCATCGAGATCCTCGATGACAGCCCGAAGCGCTTCGGCGAGATCCGACAGGCGATCGGGGGCATCACCCCGAAGGTGCTCACCTCGACGCTGCGATCACTCGTCGCCGACGGCTTGGTGACCAGGCAGTCGTTTGGGGAGGTGCCCCCGCGGGTGGAGTATTCGCTCACCGATCTCGGTCGCTCGCTGCAGGCTCCCGTGACCGCGCTGCGGAGGTGGGCCGAGCGCAATGTCGCCGAGTTGATCGACAATCGTGATCGCCAGGCCGAGATCGATGATGCTCAGGCGCGCTGA